The following is a genomic window from Nymphalis io chromosome 23, ilAglIoxx1.1, whole genome shotgun sequence.
aaCAAGCAACAGTAGCTAATACTAATAAGGTTGTATATGTTTGTTTTAGGCGGTgagtattatttatgtttaggaAAAATCGATCAATTAGTCAGATCGAAatcattgtaaaataataaaaacccaCGCGTAGTTTGCATTAGGGCTTTACAACGTTACACTTAAAAGCGTTAAATGTTACTTATGTCGTTGGAGAGTCACctgtataaaaatagatttacgcaaaagtaaaatatacttctcaatatttattcaaacttacattaaaataaacgtcGGTTTCTGTATTTCgttcaatttcaataatttcGTTTGTTCAAATTGTTATTTTCAGGGTTTTTGCATAGCAGGCATCTAAAAATGTGAAACCAAAGTTATTTTCATCGCTAAATATTACAAGATTCGTGAAATATAGATACCTATTAGTGTTTTTTGggaacaaatttttatttgtaaatataaaacctgCCCCCAAGATATTCGTCACCTCAAGAATTTCTGAAaggtttttataatgttttgctgttttttttatttatctacttatatacagtgattttgaaataaaacaaatgcacatatttagaatattaagtACTGTATATAACCCCTTATAGCGTAAACACCATGTTTATAATGATGGAAGtagtttatatgtaaatataaattaaatatgttcatTCTCGTTAGAATATTAAGTTTCCTACATCAGCTTTAGATTGATATTAAATGACAGGATAACAGGTAACCCGACCCAGACAACCGACCtttgaattatcatttattaattatgatggaaaatttgattgtaatattcataaaatacatttcggagaatgtgctcaggaattacacgaactgattcctcccgccCCCTTTTATTATCGAACGGCCAGACAAACGCGACCAAAACGCCATAGGTACaaagtggaaattccccgcctacgtacggagcgctttgaatctacattcatcattcgcactgcgaaactatggaatgctttgcctgtcTTGTcttgtcttcaaatccagagtaaacaggtttcttataggcaagcgtgcatgtagcacgcttgcctataagaaagcttagaccgtgtcgatgcttaacatcaggcaagtcaacggtcatacgctggcctattaattgtaaaaaaaaatagtagtatCGGGAGTGGATTAGATTATCTTATCGCACGTGTCGaggaataaatacaaataaacaagttttacATTGAATTGACCTGATATCGTTGGTCGAGGTCTTGAACAATCTGAATTCGTGAAAAAATATCGTTTGAAATTCCAGCAAAACTTTTGATggaactttaataaatataaaataataataaatgtaatagtgttgcattacaaatgtattttaattgtgaAATCTTTGTAATGCATAATATGTCGCATggatatataaacttaatgttTGTTATCTGTACTCTTTCTGCCATTTGAAGTTTATATAATGGATTTTAATGTTGTCCTTCTTTAACCCTTATCAAAATTTGTTATCTCTTCCAGGGAGATAACAAATTTTGCCGTTCTCGCATGCTCTAtagttttcttgttttattattgtgatATGACAAGCGTCAATTTAGCATTCGTTAATTTTCatgcaagataaataataatttagttaataattagtttacgTACTAAATAGGTTTCTTGTCGGTCCTTTTTAGTTGGATCTATATCATCTATCTATTTATTACTACATATTTCGGAACCGATGGTAACTTTAGAGGCGTCGGCACTATGCGCACCTTTTGCACCTCCCCCCCCCCCGTAAAAGATGCCGGGTCTAGGTATAGGCGAACCTAGGCCCTTCAGCTCATATTCAGTTCCATTACTTTTCTTGCTCAATCATCTAGGCACTCACGTAAACAAATAATGAtgaaccatttttttatagaataggtgggTGGACTACCGCCCGGGACTTATAGGGAAGTGGACTGGCAAATAGGCTTTAAAGATAAGTGAGCCTGTATAACTATAGCCACaggggatataacattttagttcctaaagttggtttttttatggtataggtaggcggatgagcatatggaaTTGACATGGatattgacattggcattgtaagaaatgttaaccatcgcttacatagctaatgcgccagCAACTTTgaaatctaagatgttatgtccctcgtgcttgCTACACTGTATCTGTATCACTCACCCTTACAACTGGAGTAAAACGagactaagtactgctgttttgcggtagtacTCAGAAGAGTTTGCACAAAGCGTTACCACCGAGTAATATTCGATAATGTCGTCAGCTTGAGAGAATGTTTTAACTtccaaatatactttatacattaGAATTCTAAGAATTAGTGACAGAGTTACAATTATAAGAAAACTTTTGGGTTGACTTAAAAGTTATAACGAAAAACGACTCGACTGTTATTATTCATGCAAATAATCAAACTTatgaagaatttttttttttcagccttttgccgtccactgctggacgaaagcctcccccatagaacgccaaccatcccgatcttgggcagtccgcatccatcccgaacctgccaccttttttaaatcgtcggcccatcttgtcacagggcgtcctacactacgtttgcataagcgtggtctccactccaacacgtgtcggctccatcggccatcaatgcgcctggagacatgaccagcccacttccacttcagcgagctaattctaagcgcgatgtcggtgactttagttctctggcgatgtcctcatttcggattctatctgccagagaaaccccaagcatcgcgcgttaaattgctcgctgagcgaccctaaattggtggaccagtcctacggtaagtgtccacgtttcggcaccgtaagtcattacaggtaggacgcactgattgaagataTCAATATCATGAATGaattcacttttaaataattttaagctttatGTAATAGTTAATATGAGTACAGTAAATGGTCAAATCACACCGAGTTGGCTCTTACAGATACTTATAGaacataattttacaaatttgtaaatatatatttatttagttcctAATATACGATTCAAATTGTACAGCTTATCTGTGCTCGGTAGATAGCTATGCTAATTTAACGACACGTGCTATTTCAAAACGCTTAGCTGACTTTGTCGTTAATTCGGAATTGTAATAgttaatttagaataaaacgCAGAGTTAGTGTGATAAAAGAACATTAGAATGAGTAcggaaaataaatatcaaatgttttatttatttgaatcaaaaaatatctacaatatATGAACATTATTCGTGTTCGAATTTCTTCccaaattgtttaaatttaaatgaaaaatgtgaAGTCTGACATAAttagaatacaaaaaataataaaacgtaaataaaatagttttaaattctgttattaaaggaatattattaacgaaacaacaactaattataaaaattgagaACGTGAgctctaaaataaaatgaacgagtattcaaaatatttaaaccaaataaaatcaaataatcatCGTTTCTTATGACATTActctaataataaatacgaaaatataattataagcattAGTACTACATAACATTCAGCTTGGTTCTCGATTCGTCTGTATAAAAGAATAgtcttctaaaatatatataggtatttatcttagtaaacataaataaaaacgtttccGTTAAATTggtaaacaacatttattttttaattcaaataagatTACAATCAACTTCATTTGGATAATTGCAGTATTTGTTCTTCTGATCCCAGTAAAGATTCGCCGGACATTGAATAAGCATTGATTCGAAGTTATTGTAAAGACCTCCTATGCAGACATAGAATGATGTACAATCTTTTGGATTTTCATAATATCCTTCTTCTACACAAACAAACGTATTTTCAGTTGGAtctgaaaacataaaatatttaatagaaaatcctttaaaaataatatcgtaaCTATATTTGAAAGCTAAATTCTATGTGTGGTAAAGCATAAAACGTACCTATAGTTGGAGCAGAAGTAGTGCTCATTGTAGTAGATCCTGATGAATTTGGAGGAAATGTAAGACTTGTAGTTGTAGATTCAGAAGTAGGTGCAACTGTAGTAGTTGTATACACAGGAGTAGTAGTAGCAGTAGTTGAAGTAGATTCAGTTGTTGTGGTTGTAGTTACGACAGTTTTTCCTAAAGCTCTGTTTATTGCTCTCAATAAAGGAAAATCTTCAGTATGGCAGATTCCATGAAAGTCATCAGTCTCAATACTCCATACCATTACACCACTAATGTTAAATTGTAAAGCATAGTCAACCTTCGTTACTAAAGAATTAGCATCGTCATAGGAAACCCAGTTTTGACCTTGCACTGCATATGGTACTTTCGCTAACTTATCATAACGTTGCTCCCAGGATTCTGTGCGAAGTTTTTGGCAAAActgtgaattattaaatataaaatttatcatataaCTGCTAAAAGCACAATCTTATATAAAACCGTCCTGGCTTCGCGTGGGTAGAAAAAGGGTCTACAGAAAACGTATCTAATTTAGTACATATAACTCGATTTGTTTACGTTGCCCACGCCAGAAAATCTCCCAGCTGGCATGATTTTCACCGACAACTTCAacaattattgtcatatttaagCTCATTTACTTATCAgcttacttaattatatacctaaaaCGGTCTCAGTATCACTCCGTCCATTGATGAAAATCGTATTAACATCttttcggtagtttttgagattatcgcgttcagacagacagacgctgTGGATGGAATTTCTTTTATAGTATGtagtaatttttacattatttattaatgattgtttttttattattattaaaatgaaataggtGGCAATTGAGATATTTCAGATATCAGTTTTTtaggaattaataaaaattagttcACTTCGTTATATCCAATTGTTCCACTAGTAGAAGTATAGGGTCCAGCTAGACCAGGGCCATTGGCAGAAGCACCGACTCCATTGTTATGAACATTTGCTAGTTGAAATGTGTGTCCATAAAATGGTAAGCCCAATACCAACTTCTCCGGTGGACAGCCTGTAAGATTGTGAATACTTAAAACGATTGTGCAAATAATTCTAGAGCATGACGTTTCAGGAGTAGAATAGAAAAGACAAACCAGTAAGTGTGATTGGAACCTGCTTAAAAGTTTCTCGAGttcttattatacataaataaaacctaACGCATGATGATGAAATATAGAATAAGCTCAATTTCAAGTACTTGGGTCAATGTTCTGACTGGAGCTGATTATATTTTACGCTTTTATATTCAGGGTTCATTTATAAAAGTCAATGATATACcaccattttatttaaaaaatcgtaatatattttaaaaataatggaaaTGTATGTTGTGCTAAATATTAAGCTTGCATATCCAATTTACTTACCTTGTCCAAGCCAATATTCCAAGGCAACGTCAACGGTGTTAAGTTGATCTCTGACAACATTTTCATCTCCTTCGCTTCTGTGAAGAGGAGCATTGTGACCAGTTTTTGGATCCCAAGCGCCATTCATATCATACGTCATCACGTTAACAAAGTCCaagtatctataaaaataaaatttacattatctaATTTTTCGTACaggtataaaaaataaggtttagtgaaatgcattatttaattatcttttcgTTTAGAAAGTTGAAATTATTAAGCTATTGTAAAATGTCTAAATTTGATCCAATCTTACGTATTAATGTCCCGGGAATTCAATAACGTATTACTTAGAATGTTTTCtgtgtttgtattttgtatacatGTGTGTAATATGTATCCGTCatgaatatttattgtgtatCGTGTCGTCTCATGACGATATTAactacaaattatatacaaaacaacttttattaatattcaaatttgcGTTTttgtaaactatttaaaaacttaatgtaCCGGACTTAAAACTATGCAATTTataccctgggacattttttactcacggccatctgatcccaaattaagcgtGTACAAGGTTTTTTCTGtggtaaccagacaactgatatactacattggtacttttttttgtaaattcatacttatatagataattacacccaaactcaggacaaacagacatgttcatgcacacaaatgtctgtcctgggtgggaatcgaacccacaaccttcagcgagaaaggcaagtatctaccaaccacgccaaccggctcgtcaaaattttaattaaaagttaaatttaaaggaaataaattcatttcaaCTAAATCgaaatggaataaaaatatgcgcatattttctaaaatagCTACAATCAAATGTTTTCACATGAAAAAACTACACGCCacgaatttaaaatatgtcaggTAAATGGCGTTATCACGTCCAATTCAGTTGTGTAAAAAATTGATGATAAttttagaaaagttaatttaaaattttgtaattagttAGAAGTATTGAACGTAAATAATTGTGtagtacaatttttaatattttgatgatgTTTATAAGAGTATTTGTCTATTGACTccttgcctcgttggtctattagTTGGCTTGTACGGTTGCAGATACCAAGGTCCTTGCTTAAATTCccatttataaattgtaaaattaaagtcagaccagtaaaaaagttatttaaaatgtctGTCAATAGCGGCCCAGAGTTGAGTAGTTGGTAGTGATTACATTTCCATGTCTCTGAATTCTTTGTCAAAATATAGGATTATGAAAATAAGAGTACTCTTGTGTTCGCACACGTACtcgtgtactataatatatctaGTTTATAATTCTCGCTTGAGAATATTCTTAACATCGTCATAGTAagtgaaacattaaaaaaaacttactgtaCAATAGAAGGTATATCATATGAAAGAGATGCGGACGCCTTAACAGATGAAACAGCTGCTGTCAATAAAAGCCCATACTTGTTGAATTCCTCACGAAGTTCTTTTAGAAGTTgagtaaagttatttatatctgCTTGACCATTGATTGAATCACGTCTATTAGGGTACTCCCAATCGACATCTAAGCCATCGAAGCCATATTGAAGAACCATAGCCAAAGCACTACTGACAAAGTTCTTTCTGAACGTAGGATTTGCAGCCATCTAGTAAATAAAACGTTGCTGATTATTAAATCAACACTAATGAGggatatagtattttattttatttttttatttatttattaaataaccaaCAAATGACACACAAATACATGAAAACACACAGTTgacaaaataaagaaagaagtggtacctcaattacaTGTGATACCTACATGAGCAATAAGGCAACATACACATTAGGCACAAAAAGAAATTCAAATATaagacaaatcaaaatttacaagtacaaaaaacaattaacaaaatattaaaaaaggaaaatgaaaataatattaaggaaaaaattataatcataatatatatgtacatatatttcaaaataaaaaatcaagctGCTGGCATACTTGCCACCGAACCCCTTGGTAATGATTTGTACAGCAGCTACTTCTAATTTGTATGTAGTTATTAAAATCCTtaacgtaaataattattttttttatattattaaaatagaatgaAAATGGAATTAGAGCAAAAAATctaacaaaaaagtatttaaaattagtaagcGAATATAGGTCGTATTACATGGAAGTTAGGATACATCAGCTTAAGCagttattagtaataatatttcagtagcTATATAAAGCGTTAAATGTTCCAATCTAAGGTCTTCTTTTAATGAGAAGGTTTTGGTTTTCCCCACGATGTTCacatgtgggttggtggaaccGACAATCTTTGGGTAAGATTCACATTAAAGCATCAATTTTGcagtaaattgtaataaatcccCTTATGATTCTAagctatattgtaatatatattctattatagaCTAgactttttttacttacaacTGAATATTTGGCTGATGCTTCATTCCATCCTCCAACAGCTAATATGGTTTTTAATTTAGAGTTTTGAAGTTTAAGTGCATTAAATTTTCcaaaattatctaaaaaaaaatgcatatttattgtaaagtatatattatgttttattgaagattctaaataaacaaaaacagcTTTTCttaaatgtgtataaaatattataaatgaaaagaataaactatagtttaataaattttataacttcaGTCCCGtcttcattatataaattatttcctgTTCAactttgacatttcttaaaatgtattcttcttcaaaattatttttatgtgactacaaaatcttgtaaatattatatatctttgtatgaattaatattgttattcatGTATaggtttaaagacatttattttcaatatgtatatattgtgattattgaaaatatacgttttatttaggctgttgttaatatatttaattatactcacAACCATTCTCTctcagtatttattattatttacaacacaataaaagctacaaattaaataattacaaatgacACACCTCTTCCCCAATTATCAGGATAATCCAGAAACGTGTCTAGGGATATAACATTTCCTTGAGAATTGATTCCCACAAACGTGTACACAATATGCGTGCAAAGATCTATGTTGATGTTGCTGACGTCAAATTTGCCCAGGCCATTCCTGTATGTAGCCCATGTTCCATAGTAACATATAACGACctctgaaatataaatatttcgtttgttaagtaatgataataaatttcaaagatatcatgttatgttttaaatagaagcttcaacattttatttagttctatttttaaaattttcttttcttaAGTAAAAtagtagatataataaaataaatatataatccttttaataaaataaataatcttttttttaagtaaaatacaaCTCCATAAAATATTCggtctttttaatataaatatacaaaagcaCTTACTATCCGCggctgttatatatttatttaaaaaacacgcGCACACCgaaagtaaaaacaatttattcattttttaattaattaattttctaagtTAAAGTTGAATTAATTTTGCACGTTATTTACTTGATtcgaaataaaacacaataacgATAGTAGTCATTATAAACAGTTTGTTATCTGTACTTTTTAATATGAAGAGCAATCCTTGAATGATAAGATTTTTAGTATCGTATCAGAAAGAAGTGTAAAACAATAACTGTGTCTTGTGGTTAATAAGGTTGGGACCTTACCTTACCTTACGAAGTCCTCAGTGCAAATGCCTGTAACTGTAGTAGAGAAGTTGGCGGTTTTTACGTTCCTATGCTATGCAAAGCGCATTAGTTATGTGCCTGAATCCAAAACTGGACGTGTCCGTTTACTTCGCctttatgagagtgagggatcTATGTTTGTGCATACAGTTGTGCATTATTATTTCCTGATAAAGGCACGTAGTAAGAATTTCACAAAGGAAACCCCAATAGCTgtatttgcgcatacacttgtgcattataatgtTTCTTAACAAACTCTTAAAGTGACTGAGTAAGAAATTCTCAAAAGAAGGTTCTGGTGTTAACCGGATTCAAACTTGAAAGCCCGATAAGATATTTCAATATGATGAGCTAGGTAAGTATATAGTAGTAAGACtaggattaaaatattaagtaaataacaatATGTCTATTTATACAATCTTATGTTAATGTTTTCAACAAGCAATCAATCTTTTGTACAGATACCCTCGTGGCAATTAATATACTATCTTATTACAATGAGATAACAATCCGATATGAGCGGTTAGATCCGGCGCAGAACTAACATATACCATAACTGACATATATCTACTTTtcggtaatcacgaatcgtcttgtagggtaatcacgaatcgtcttgcccgaaaattcgatgacttccaacccgtggaacaggctgggtttcgaaaaggcttcagtaccgtagaccacatacacacactaaggcaaataatacagaagaccgaggaatataatcagtctctatgcctagcgtttgtggactacgaaaaagccttcgataccatcgagacctgggctgttctggaatccatgcagagatgcctaattgactgtcggtatgtccaggtggtgaagtgtttgtacgaagccgcaaccatgaccatccaagtacaagatcagagcacaagaccaatccaatggcatcgcggggtaagacagggagatgtaataactctttaccaatgcattggaggacgtcttcaagacgctcgattggaacggacgcggcattaatataaatggccaacacattacacatctgcgatttgccgacgacattgtcatcatggcggagactctgcaggatttggaagagatgctaaacagcctgagcgattcttcaagacaagtaggtctcgggatgaacattgaaaagaccaaaattatggcaaaccgtcatgtatccccgagaccagtggtcgtaaatggctccccacttgaagttgtgcaggaatatatctacctgggccaaactatacaaattggccggcacaactttgagaaggaggctaaaagaagaatacgtttgggctgggcggcattcgggaggttacgtcatatttttgaatcgtcgatcccacagtcgcttaagaccagggtcttcaatcagtgcgtccttcctgtaatgacttacggtgccgaaacgtggacacttaccgtaggactggtccaccaatttagggtcgctcagcgagcaatggaacgcgcgatttCGGATTCTATTCTATGCTCGGCGTTTCTCTGGCAGAGAAACGCCAAGCATAgaatagaatccgaaatgaggacattcgccagagaactaaagtcaccgacatcgcgcttagaattagctcgctgaagtggaagtgggctggtcatgtctccaggcgcattgatggccgatggagcatacacgtgttggagtggagaccacgcttaggcaaacgtagtgtaggacgccctgtgacaagatgggccgacgatttaagaAAGGTGGCAGGTTCAGTTCAggaaaaggctgaaaaaaaaaacctacttttCAAGGCCCGAGAGTAATAATAACTCTCGGGCTTTGAAAATCTAACTATGAGGAATTAATGAATCTGtctatatatgattataattataatagtatttaaagctggatatattttaaactataagTCAGTGTTGCGAACATCTATTGGCACCTCTTGGAAGTAAGACCAATTCGTAtgtcgtgacggcaaacggtcTGACGCTCTCTAATGACGTCATGCGTCTTCACCACCGAAAATTTCTATTTCCTTGTGTGCGTGCCGTATATATGTTATTCTTTATCTTTCTGACTGACAATGGTTCCCTGGAAGCTTCGAAGACAGCCACTAGTGTGGAATGCTACAGGAGTGAACAAAGATGTATATTAACGTATATTCtataaaacgtaaatatatcaattctttttcatttataataaatttgtatcaaCTTGTTCTTGTATCTTGATGGCGTATCTTATCTTTATCATGTTTTAATGTGCCTGCATGATTATTACCTACGGCATTACAATTTAAGATtcaggaataaaaaaatataaaaaagatgtaATTGTTGAGTCCAGGTGATTCCTTCATTGATTTAAAATGTGATACAGTTGACTTCCCGGAATTgtgaatataagaatatattttcaatgcgAAGTCGAAAACTtggtattataacaaaaaatagatTCGCTCATATCATACTCGCTACCGAATATAAGAATTTTGGAATTGCAGTTTTGCATCATTACAAGTTTAAAGTGAATGTGCCAAGAGTCGTTTTTATTAACGACAGGACATTGTCGGCGCCGACCCAGTAGCAATGACATTTTATCTCGACTCTTGCAAAACATAACGCGATATAATGGAacctttgttattaatatttctataaacatCCCACGAGGATTTAAAACGATCGAttgatgttaaaataaaaatacggcCATCACGGGATGGCCGACAGACTTGAAACAtcgaaattaataacaattaaatatatttataattaaagaaaatttatcaataaatattgagtgaaataaatatatgttttattataataatatctacagAATATAtacaagacaaataaatattccatacgTAGGCGACGTAGAGGGGACGTAATTGAGCGTCATATTGTTTGCGatcattacaataaaatacttctataaattAATCCAGAGATcttattacaatgaaattattttatataacaagaacATACATtcaatttgtataaatgtattaaattagttaatttgattataatatatgattattataattaaatgttcccGTTTCATTTAAGTAATGACGTTCGACGTCTGTTTCATGATTGTTGTAACTCTGATCTTCCAGAAACATCGAGTATTCgtcaataaataacttaatttaaaagtgAAGTAAGACTCTAAATACCCCACGCTGGGCTCCTCTCTTTTTGATAAATtggatggtttggagcttattccaccatgctgctccaatggcAGAATAAACTAGAtgaaatagtaatttttattaataatattattatgtccaCAATTGTGTTGATTTCGTAAGGATTCAAGTAaggtatgattttattatatatagtgataagaaaatgaaataattagtaatgtgaaaatattttgtatccgTAAAGAGCCAAGCGATTTATGTGTAGTTATCATACGCGAACTTGCTTTTTAATGCATTTTTCaaacgtataaattaatttacgctAATTTATTCATTTGTCTTGTtaattaagtgattttttttatttatctcggACAGGGTTCTGATGATTTtgcgcattttttttatttagattaggTTTTGCTTTCTAATTTGTTCTATGTAGGTATTTTTCATTGATGCAATTTTTTATAaggtcttttttaattattcgagCTGAGTGAAGCTCGGTCGCCCAGGTACTTTTAATAATGCGTGACAAGCAggtttaactaaaattatttagtgtttctaattttattaaaacggtTACCGtacacatacaaacatttataaaaaatacatttaatgttgCTATCggatttttttacttaagtatttttgttatttataaattttacatacaaaaatatcgtgaattatttattattttggatGCGGTTTCTTTGTAAGCGCTCAGACCGATAATTTCTCTCCGACTATGTTGGTGTATAaagtacaataattatttatcaagtaaTTATCAATaaggatacataaataaaattatatgattattaaatgtatatatttttgattgatgaaaaattgtaattactaattttcttgccggttcttttcggtagaatctgtTTCAAAATGGTGTTAAAAAATGACGATCAAAAGTGCTTAAGCCTAtacgaataaagtatattttctaATCTGATTTGAATTTATCATAGAGATATGAGTTTAACGACGGGATCGACGGCTGAGCGATACTACTGTCTCCATCTTGAGTAGGTGGTAAAGGGTCCATTGCTTAAAAGTAAAGCTGGGTAAACCGACAGTTTCGTTTCGGAGAAATGACCTAGTCCGCGTCCGAAATCGTAATGTGCCATTTCAATTCCTCACTTTCGAACACGACCCTGTCCACGTGCCGTCTGTACAATAACAAGTGACGTCACGGTTTTTACCCCTTCTCTGGTACTA
Proteins encoded in this region:
- the LOC126777646 gene encoding chitinase-3-like protein 1, with product MNKLFLLSVCACFLNKYITAADKVVICYYGTWATYRNGLGKFDVSNINIDLCTHIVYTFVGINSQGNVISLDTFLDYPDNWGRDNFGKFNALKLQNSKLKTILAVGGWNEASAKYSVMAANPTFRKNFVSSALAMVLQYGFDGLDVDWEYPNRRDSINGQADINNFTQLLKELREEFNKYGLLLTAAVSSVKASASLSYDIPSIVQYLDFVNVMTYDMNGAWDPKTGHNAPLHRSEGDENVVRDQLNTVDVALEYWLGQGCPPEKLVLGLPFYGHTFQLANVHNNGVGASANGPGLAGPYTSTSGTIGYNEFCQKLRTESWEQRYDKLAKVPYAVQGQNWVSYDDANSLVTKVDYALQFNISGVMVWSIETDDFHGICHTEDFPLLRAINRALGKTVVTTTTTTESTSTTATTTPVYTTTTVAPTSESTTTSLTFPPNSSGSTTMSTTSAPTIDPTENTFVCVEEGYYENPKDCTSFYVCIGGLYNNFESMLIQCPANLYWDQKNKYCNYPNEVDCNLI